In Gimesia sp., the following are encoded in one genomic region:
- a CDS encoding GntR family transcriptional regulator — MTARAPDSQQTSPATSLPGKQRPKYLQLVEQLMEQITQGEFKPGAALPSEHQLCETHQLARTTVRNAMQLLEEQGWINRIHGKGSFVSTKPPIPIKQQLDIFAFVLPEVRTGFYPSLQRSFEQAAALTQNQVLVCCTENKVDMQGNTILQLIDKHVAGVALVPATVPPTPAYQVRQLQQHGIPVVFCHRDVEGIQAPLLSIPFREVGLLAGQTLLEQGHRSIALFSPHRATASIEYETGLREALAASPDSCLEPFIFHGPSSQLHPIDYEPDLLNTLETMFQRPDPPTAIFATFDSLAELIYLLLGKLGKRVPEDVSLLGFGGTVRHGAIQSRLSSITVDEVAIGRKAAELLTQMKQGELPIDSAEVFPMPINTSAGQTLGPPPAQ, encoded by the coding sequence ATGACAGCACGTGCCCCGGATTCACAACAGACCAGCCCTGCGACCTCGCTCCCCGGCAAGCAGCGCCCGAAATACCTGCAGCTGGTGGAACAGCTCATGGAGCAGATTACACAGGGCGAATTCAAGCCCGGAGCCGCCCTGCCCTCGGAGCACCAGCTCTGTGAAACCCATCAGCTGGCACGGACCACCGTCCGTAATGCGATGCAACTGCTTGAAGAACAGGGCTGGATCAACCGCATTCACGGCAAAGGTTCGTTTGTCAGTACGAAACCGCCGATCCCCATAAAACAACAGCTCGATATTTTCGCATTCGTGCTCCCGGAAGTCCGCACCGGCTTCTATCCGTCGTTGCAGCGGAGCTTCGAACAGGCAGCTGCCCTGACCCAGAACCAGGTGCTCGTCTGCTGCACGGAAAACAAAGTCGACATGCAGGGCAATACGATCCTGCAACTCATCGACAAACACGTCGCCGGCGTGGCCCTGGTCCCCGCGACCGTCCCCCCGACCCCCGCATACCAGGTAAGGCAGCTGCAACAGCATGGCATTCCCGTTGTCTTCTGCCACCGGGATGTCGAAGGCATCCAGGCCCCCCTGCTTTCCATCCCCTTCCGTGAAGTCGGCCTGCTCGCCGGACAGACACTGCTGGAACAGGGACACCGTTCGATCGCCCTGTTTTCCCCCCACCGCGCCACCGCTTCGATTGAATACGAAACCGGACTCCGCGAAGCCCTGGCTGCCAGCCCCGACTCTTGTCTGGAACCGTTCATCTTTCACGGCCCCAGTTCGCAGCTGCATCCGATTGACTATGAACCGGATCTGCTCAACACCCTGGAAACCATGTTCCAGCGCCCTGATCCCCCCACGGCGATCTTCGCCACCTTCGACTCACTGGCCGAGCTGATTTACCTGCTGCTGGGCAAACTGGGAAAGCGCGTTCCGGAAGATGTCTCCCTGCTCGGATTCGGTGGCACGGTCCGTCACGGCGCAATCCAGAGCCGACTCTCTTCAATCACTGTCGATGAAGTCGCCATTGGCAGAAAAGCAGCTGAGCTGCTGACCCAGATGAAACAGGGAGAACTTCCCATCGATTCTGCGGAAGTATTTCCCATGCCCATTAACACCAGCGCCGGACAGACACTGGGACCACCCCCAGCTCAATAA